In Bicyclus anynana chromosome 13, ilBicAnyn1.1, whole genome shotgun sequence, a genomic segment contains:
- the LOC112049402 gene encoding ashwin, protein MRYSIMAIPCEMLLHPELLTNEQLIQIIQERHLRVQNLHRMARDELLDLFHQFCVPYGQRKYKDSGRRKLLNKGRQPSPEPVVTLNTFNINKESRKSLHSPCERLKPPPDILSCHMKRIKLDNKLQNSKSPCFDVNVHKRKMSVDDVSPMMECSPPKKERKLITWP, encoded by the exons ATGCGATACTCGATCATGGCTATACCTTGTGAAATGTTACTTCACCCGGAACTTCTAACAAACGAGCAGCTAATACAGATAATTCAAGAG AGACATTTGCGTGTACAAAATCTGCACAGAATGGCGCGAGATGAGCTACTAGACTTGTTTCATCAGTTTTGTGTGCCATACGGCCAGAGAAAGTATAAAGATTCTGGGAGACGGAAACTGCTAAATAAAGGCAGGCAGCCAAGTCCAGAGCCAGTTGTAACGTTGAACACGTTCAATATCAATAAAGAGAGTAGAAAGTCCCTCCACTCGCCTTGTGAGAGACTCAAGCCACCGCCAGACATACTGTCCTGTCATATGAAGAGGATAAAGTTAGATAATAAGCTACAAAACAGTAAAAGTCCGTGTTTCGACGTAAATGTACATAAAAGGAAGATGTCTGTTGATGAT GTATCCCCAATGATGGAGTGTTCTCCGCCTAAAAAAGAGAGGAAACTTATAACATGGCCCtag
- the LOC112049413 gene encoding cAMP and cAMP-inhibited cGMP 3',5'-cyclic phosphodiesterase 10A isoform X3 yields the protein MTDPVPRSAKSIKSRLDTIHQSFDPSKQSLFKVQSHFLVASNKLDKVTRRVIAPYAQIERKGLKKKELKEGPYLDINRFNVFLEETVDLDALLFETANVLKTVTNSCGVFVYIVNKLKNEIVLMTQNTHNPNRHEVNIPIEEGKIVAAHVAATKEYLLIPDVQRDHRFAEGLRWIDAKVALCMPVVKPDGDCYAVLELYRTRAEPYDNNALYTVVSVACWAGAAVHQAQERVTLQRTAHLNQELRTLLQNYFCDLASIDTMLTDMLAVVKSFIGAMRSSFYILDRDHVGDHVLADMWDDGWTSEKSNIPKKKIKVNLSLEPTPAELVAKTGTSLNVCDAYKDPRFSKEIDPTTGTVVRSCLVSPILDKTGVIGIVQLTNKTNAQPFNAEDEKIFEVFTSYCSLIVHFYNMQQKKKYYENLNKVYSDLMNLHLSPCRHDMDEIMETNGVILPPNNFKSYDYHISEGSKEDMPGLICYMFVDIFADKNFERQNLADFTLTILQCYRNNPYHNAEHAFCFTHTLYLILASNSGYFDFVETAALMIAGLCHDLDHPGFNNNFLALCKHPLSQMYKSSMLEYHHYFLAKKIIEDKNLLSKLSIADRDRILQEIKYNILCTDLAVYFQIRAQLTPILTERAFDWTNSCHRRLLKGILMTTSDLSGCCKPFGVSKTIAEDVYEEFYNQGDKERALGYTPLSMMDRRRSVNQPAEQIQFLSVVVLPCVMLLQNLFPNTSPLTDNCRKTQEQWHEEIEMRGQKLWRLDDSMQTTGRNRTGNKLDSE from the exons ATGACTGACCCGGTTCCACGGAGCGCCAAGTCCATTAAGAGCAGACTAGACACCATACACCAAAGCTTTGATCCATCCAAACAAAGTCTATTCAAAGTCCAATCACATTTCTTAGTAGCGTCGAACAAACTCGACAAAGTTACCCGAAGAGTGATAGCACCGTACGCGCAAATAGAGAGGAAAGGTCTGAAGAAGAAAGAGTTAAAAGAGGGACCGTATTTGGATATCAATAGGTTTAACGTGTTTCTAGAGGAAACTGTTGATCTAGACGCTTTGCTGTTTGAGACTGCTAATGTTTTGAAAACTGTTACTAACAGTTGTG GTGTTTTCGTTTATATTGTAAACAAGCTGAAGAATGAGATAGTACTGATGACTCAAAACACGCACAATCCCAATCGTCATGAAGTCAACATACCCATAG AGGAAGGAAAAATAGTAGCAGCACACGTAGCAGCAACCAAGGAGTACTTGCTTATACCGGATGTGCAACGCGACCACCGCTTCGCCGAGGGTCTGCGGTGGATCGACGCGAAGGTCGCGCTCTGCATGCCCGTGGTGAAACCTGACGGGGACTGTTACGCGGTGCTCGAACTGTACCGGACACGTGCCGAGCCATATGATAAT AATGCACTGTATACAGTGGTGAGTGTAGCGTGCTGGGCTGGTGCGGCTGTGCACCAGGCTCAAGAGCGGGTCACTCTTCAACGAACCGCGCATCTCAACCAGGAGCTGCGGACGTTGCTGCAGAACTACTTCTGTGACCTAGCCTCCATTGATACCATGCTTACGGATATGCTG GCAGTAGTGAAGTCGTTTATAGGTGCCATGCGCAGCAGCTTCTACATACTGGACCGCGACCACGTTGGTGACCATGTGTTGGCCGACATGTGGGACGACGGCTGGACCAGCGAGAAGTCTAACATACCAAAGAAGAAAATCAAAGTCAA tttaaGTCTAGAGCCTACTCCGGCAGAACTAGTCGCGAAAACAGGCACATCTCTGAACGTTTGTGATGCTTACAAAGACCCTCGATTCTCAAAAGAGATAGACCCCACTACCGGCACGGTTGTCCGATCCTGCCTGGTCTCCCCCATTTTGGATAAGACTGGCGTTATTG GTATAGTCCAATTGACTAATAAGACAAACGCACAACCGTTTAATGCAGAAGACGAGAAAATATTTGAAGTATTTACAAGTTACTGCTCACTGATCGTGCACTTTTATAACATGCAgcagaaaaagaaatattat GAAAACCTCAACAAAGTTTACAGTGATTTAATGAATTTACATTTATCTCCATGTAGACACGATATGGATGAAATTATGGAAACGAATGGAGTCATTTTGCCgccaaataattttaaaag ctACGACTACCACATAAGCGAAGGCAGCAAAGAAGACATGCCAGGTCTCATCTGCTACATGTTTGTGGATATATTTGCGGACAAAAACTTCGAGAGGCAGAACTTGGCGGACTTCACTCTGACCATCCTACAATGCTACAGAAACAACCCGTACCATAACGCCGAGCATGCCTTTTGTTTCACTCATACGCTCTATTTGATATTGGCCAGTAATTCTGGATATTTTGACTTCGTTGAA ACAGCTGCTTTAATGATAGCAGGGTTGTGCCATGACCTAGACCACCCTGGGTTCAACAATAACTTTCTGGCTTTGTGCAAACATCCTCTGTCACAAATGTACAAATCATCTATGCTAGAATATCATCACTACTTCTTGGCGAAAAAGATCATCGAG GATAAGAATTTACTCAGCAAGCTATCTATAGCTGATCGTGACCGAATATTGCAAGAGATTAAATACAACATTCTTTGCACAGACCTCGCAGTATATTTTCAG ATAAGAGCTCAGCTTACGCCAATTTTGACTGAACGTGCTTTCGACTGGACCAACAGCTGCCATCGTCGACTTTTAAAG GGCATTTTGATGACAACCAGCGATTTATCCGGCTGTTGTAAACCATTTGGAGTATCCAAAACAATCGCCGAAGATGTTTATGAAGAGTTCTATAATCAA GGGGACAAGGAGCGCGCGCTGGGCTACACGCCGCTCAGCATGATGGACCGGCGCCGCAGCGTCAACCAGCCGGCCGAGCAGATCCAGTTCCTGTCCGTGGTGGTGCTGCCGTGCGTCATGCTGCTGCAGAACCTGTTCCCCAACACCAGCCCGCTCACCGACAACTGCAG AAAAACGCAAGAACAATGGCACGAGGAAATAGAAATGCGCGGACAAAAGTTGTGGAGACTGGACGACTCTATGCAGACGACCGGACGAAATCGCACCGGGAACAAACTTGACAGCGAGTAG
- the LOC112049413 gene encoding cAMP and cAMP-inhibited cGMP 3',5'-cyclic phosphodiesterase 10A isoform X4 — MIHCVFVYIVNKLKNEIVLMTQNTHNPNRHEVNIPIEEGKIVAAHVAATKEYLLIPDVQRDHRFAEGLRWIDAKVALCMPVVKPDGDCYAVLELYRTRAEPYDNNALYTVVSVACWAGAAVHQAQERVTLQRTAHLNQELRTLLQNYFCDLASIDTMLTDMLAVVKSFIGAMRSSFYILDRDHVGDHVLADMWDDGWTSEKSNIPKKKIKVNLSLEPTPAELVAKTGTSLNVCDAYKDPRFSKEIDPTTGTVVRSCLVSPILDKTGVIGIVQLTNKTNAQPFNAEDEKIFEVFTSYCSLIVHFYNMQQKKKYYENLNKVYSDLMNLHLSPCRHDMDEIMETNGVILPPNNFKSYDYHISEGSKEDMPGLICYMFVDIFADKNFERQNLADFTLTILQCYRNNPYHNAEHAFCFTHTLYLILASNSGYFDFVETAALMIAGLCHDLDHPGFNNNFLALCKHPLSQMYKSSMLEYHHYFLAKKIIEDKNLLSKLSIADRDRILQEIKYNILCTDLAVYFQIRAQLTPILTERAFDWTNSCHRRLLKGILMTTSDLSGCCKPFGVSKTIAEDVYEEFYNQGDKERALGYTPLSMMDRRRSVNQPAEQIQFLSVVVLPCVMLLQNLFPNTSPLTDNCRKTQEQWHEEIEMRGQKLWRLDDSMQTTGRNRTGNKLDSE; from the exons GTGTTTTCGTTTATATTGTAAACAAGCTGAAGAATGAGATAGTACTGATGACTCAAAACACGCACAATCCCAATCGTCATGAAGTCAACATACCCATAG AGGAAGGAAAAATAGTAGCAGCACACGTAGCAGCAACCAAGGAGTACTTGCTTATACCGGATGTGCAACGCGACCACCGCTTCGCCGAGGGTCTGCGGTGGATCGACGCGAAGGTCGCGCTCTGCATGCCCGTGGTGAAACCTGACGGGGACTGTTACGCGGTGCTCGAACTGTACCGGACACGTGCCGAGCCATATGATAAT AATGCACTGTATACAGTGGTGAGTGTAGCGTGCTGGGCTGGTGCGGCTGTGCACCAGGCTCAAGAGCGGGTCACTCTTCAACGAACCGCGCATCTCAACCAGGAGCTGCGGACGTTGCTGCAGAACTACTTCTGTGACCTAGCCTCCATTGATACCATGCTTACGGATATGCTG GCAGTAGTGAAGTCGTTTATAGGTGCCATGCGCAGCAGCTTCTACATACTGGACCGCGACCACGTTGGTGACCATGTGTTGGCCGACATGTGGGACGACGGCTGGACCAGCGAGAAGTCTAACATACCAAAGAAGAAAATCAAAGTCAA tttaaGTCTAGAGCCTACTCCGGCAGAACTAGTCGCGAAAACAGGCACATCTCTGAACGTTTGTGATGCTTACAAAGACCCTCGATTCTCAAAAGAGATAGACCCCACTACCGGCACGGTTGTCCGATCCTGCCTGGTCTCCCCCATTTTGGATAAGACTGGCGTTATTG GTATAGTCCAATTGACTAATAAGACAAACGCACAACCGTTTAATGCAGAAGACGAGAAAATATTTGAAGTATTTACAAGTTACTGCTCACTGATCGTGCACTTTTATAACATGCAgcagaaaaagaaatattat GAAAACCTCAACAAAGTTTACAGTGATTTAATGAATTTACATTTATCTCCATGTAGACACGATATGGATGAAATTATGGAAACGAATGGAGTCATTTTGCCgccaaataattttaaaag ctACGACTACCACATAAGCGAAGGCAGCAAAGAAGACATGCCAGGTCTCATCTGCTACATGTTTGTGGATATATTTGCGGACAAAAACTTCGAGAGGCAGAACTTGGCGGACTTCACTCTGACCATCCTACAATGCTACAGAAACAACCCGTACCATAACGCCGAGCATGCCTTTTGTTTCACTCATACGCTCTATTTGATATTGGCCAGTAATTCTGGATATTTTGACTTCGTTGAA ACAGCTGCTTTAATGATAGCAGGGTTGTGCCATGACCTAGACCACCCTGGGTTCAACAATAACTTTCTGGCTTTGTGCAAACATCCTCTGTCACAAATGTACAAATCATCTATGCTAGAATATCATCACTACTTCTTGGCGAAAAAGATCATCGAG GATAAGAATTTACTCAGCAAGCTATCTATAGCTGATCGTGACCGAATATTGCAAGAGATTAAATACAACATTCTTTGCACAGACCTCGCAGTATATTTTCAG ATAAGAGCTCAGCTTACGCCAATTTTGACTGAACGTGCTTTCGACTGGACCAACAGCTGCCATCGTCGACTTTTAAAG GGCATTTTGATGACAACCAGCGATTTATCCGGCTGTTGTAAACCATTTGGAGTATCCAAAACAATCGCCGAAGATGTTTATGAAGAGTTCTATAATCAA GGGGACAAGGAGCGCGCGCTGGGCTACACGCCGCTCAGCATGATGGACCGGCGCCGCAGCGTCAACCAGCCGGCCGAGCAGATCCAGTTCCTGTCCGTGGTGGTGCTGCCGTGCGTCATGCTGCTGCAGAACCTGTTCCCCAACACCAGCCCGCTCACCGACAACTGCAG AAAAACGCAAGAACAATGGCACGAGGAAATAGAAATGCGCGGACAAAAGTTGTGGAGACTGGACGACTCTATGCAGACGACCGGACGAAATCGCACCGGGAACAAACTTGACAGCGAGTAG
- the LOC112049413 gene encoding cAMP and cAMP-inhibited cGMP 3',5'-cyclic phosphodiesterase 10A isoform X5 — MTQNTHNPNRHEVNIPIEEGKIVAAHVAATKEYLLIPDVQRDHRFAEGLRWIDAKVALCMPVVKPDGDCYAVLELYRTRAEPYDNNALYTVVSVACWAGAAVHQAQERVTLQRTAHLNQELRTLLQNYFCDLASIDTMLTDMLAVVKSFIGAMRSSFYILDRDHVGDHVLADMWDDGWTSEKSNIPKKKIKVNLSLEPTPAELVAKTGTSLNVCDAYKDPRFSKEIDPTTGTVVRSCLVSPILDKTGVIGIVQLTNKTNAQPFNAEDEKIFEVFTSYCSLIVHFYNMQQKKKYYENLNKVYSDLMNLHLSPCRHDMDEIMETNGVILPPNNFKSYDYHISEGSKEDMPGLICYMFVDIFADKNFERQNLADFTLTILQCYRNNPYHNAEHAFCFTHTLYLILASNSGYFDFVETAALMIAGLCHDLDHPGFNNNFLALCKHPLSQMYKSSMLEYHHYFLAKKIIEDKNLLSKLSIADRDRILQEIKYNILCTDLAVYFQIRAQLTPILTERAFDWTNSCHRRLLKGILMTTSDLSGCCKPFGVSKTIAEDVYEEFYNQGDKERALGYTPLSMMDRRRSVNQPAEQIQFLSVVVLPCVMLLQNLFPNTSPLTDNCRKTQEQWHEEIEMRGQKLWRLDDSMQTTGRNRTGNKLDSE, encoded by the exons ATGACTCAAAACACGCACAATCCCAATCGTCATGAAGTCAACATACCCATAG AGGAAGGAAAAATAGTAGCAGCACACGTAGCAGCAACCAAGGAGTACTTGCTTATACCGGATGTGCAACGCGACCACCGCTTCGCCGAGGGTCTGCGGTGGATCGACGCGAAGGTCGCGCTCTGCATGCCCGTGGTGAAACCTGACGGGGACTGTTACGCGGTGCTCGAACTGTACCGGACACGTGCCGAGCCATATGATAAT AATGCACTGTATACAGTGGTGAGTGTAGCGTGCTGGGCTGGTGCGGCTGTGCACCAGGCTCAAGAGCGGGTCACTCTTCAACGAACCGCGCATCTCAACCAGGAGCTGCGGACGTTGCTGCAGAACTACTTCTGTGACCTAGCCTCCATTGATACCATGCTTACGGATATGCTG GCAGTAGTGAAGTCGTTTATAGGTGCCATGCGCAGCAGCTTCTACATACTGGACCGCGACCACGTTGGTGACCATGTGTTGGCCGACATGTGGGACGACGGCTGGACCAGCGAGAAGTCTAACATACCAAAGAAGAAAATCAAAGTCAA tttaaGTCTAGAGCCTACTCCGGCAGAACTAGTCGCGAAAACAGGCACATCTCTGAACGTTTGTGATGCTTACAAAGACCCTCGATTCTCAAAAGAGATAGACCCCACTACCGGCACGGTTGTCCGATCCTGCCTGGTCTCCCCCATTTTGGATAAGACTGGCGTTATTG GTATAGTCCAATTGACTAATAAGACAAACGCACAACCGTTTAATGCAGAAGACGAGAAAATATTTGAAGTATTTACAAGTTACTGCTCACTGATCGTGCACTTTTATAACATGCAgcagaaaaagaaatattat GAAAACCTCAACAAAGTTTACAGTGATTTAATGAATTTACATTTATCTCCATGTAGACACGATATGGATGAAATTATGGAAACGAATGGAGTCATTTTGCCgccaaataattttaaaag ctACGACTACCACATAAGCGAAGGCAGCAAAGAAGACATGCCAGGTCTCATCTGCTACATGTTTGTGGATATATTTGCGGACAAAAACTTCGAGAGGCAGAACTTGGCGGACTTCACTCTGACCATCCTACAATGCTACAGAAACAACCCGTACCATAACGCCGAGCATGCCTTTTGTTTCACTCATACGCTCTATTTGATATTGGCCAGTAATTCTGGATATTTTGACTTCGTTGAA ACAGCTGCTTTAATGATAGCAGGGTTGTGCCATGACCTAGACCACCCTGGGTTCAACAATAACTTTCTGGCTTTGTGCAAACATCCTCTGTCACAAATGTACAAATCATCTATGCTAGAATATCATCACTACTTCTTGGCGAAAAAGATCATCGAG GATAAGAATTTACTCAGCAAGCTATCTATAGCTGATCGTGACCGAATATTGCAAGAGATTAAATACAACATTCTTTGCACAGACCTCGCAGTATATTTTCAG ATAAGAGCTCAGCTTACGCCAATTTTGACTGAACGTGCTTTCGACTGGACCAACAGCTGCCATCGTCGACTTTTAAAG GGCATTTTGATGACAACCAGCGATTTATCCGGCTGTTGTAAACCATTTGGAGTATCCAAAACAATCGCCGAAGATGTTTATGAAGAGTTCTATAATCAA GGGGACAAGGAGCGCGCGCTGGGCTACACGCCGCTCAGCATGATGGACCGGCGCCGCAGCGTCAACCAGCCGGCCGAGCAGATCCAGTTCCTGTCCGTGGTGGTGCTGCCGTGCGTCATGCTGCTGCAGAACCTGTTCCCCAACACCAGCCCGCTCACCGACAACTGCAG AAAAACGCAAGAACAATGGCACGAGGAAATAGAAATGCGCGGACAAAAGTTGTGGAGACTGGACGACTCTATGCAGACGACCGGACGAAATCGCACCGGGAACAAACTTGACAGCGAGTAG